The following are encoded in a window of Vespa crabro chromosome 2, iyVesCrab1.2, whole genome shotgun sequence genomic DNA:
- the LOC124421970 gene encoding rap guanine nucleotide exchange factor 2-like isoform X6 has product MLKYMNRTGRPRVVVRKRKGRSLSRSWPGTPRTLSIASSEIDYPEVHGGGRMHRPPHPHPITDHRQVNLVFDDTFSQGLTGRPELYQKSNRSSHSSDTSSAYSGSDTMTSVQSSLDADADEVDLSGLVESIVDSDEEEDLAESMDSLNVRDAVRECLEKDPVERTEEDIETLLEFTQQLKAFTNMTLAVRRALCAVMVFAVVERAGMVVLNDGEELDSWSVLINGTVEIEHSNGEVEQLHLGDSFGILPTMDRLLHQGVMRTKCDDCQFVCVTQADYFRIQHQGEENTRRHEENGRVTLVTELRGALDGGVRRGHVVIRATPERLMLQLIEENSITDPTYVEDFLLTHRTFIDSPLLVASQLLEWFDQAQVRDRVARVVLLWVNNHFTDFETDPAMMEFLEAFEAGLEREKMQGQQRLLNIACAAKARTRNVTLARPNRDEILHFSILGGYERGFGIFISKVDKRSKAEDVGLKRGDQILEVNGQSFEHVNHAKALEILRSSTHLSITVKSNLLAFKEMLQMPDNSPRPRGRANKPEIPRLQSDPRARLSTHVDPITPVNPLNPLVGGVHLLITDSNVSPCKDAKKEHKGFMTLGPKRRLQKALMKMNILPKNTINDGVHLDDPLAPPHTPPGTCGSQTTTNLYHSKSNPDLTSLYCYDDLRAPDYPEHVLKVYKADQTCKYLLIHKETTAHEVVMLALQEFGITESSSNFSLAEVSVGEGGMIKQRRLPEQLQNLAERIGLSSRYYLKTNGISETLVADEQAPELIRESQVHFLQLNAVEVAIQLTLQDFSIFRQIESTEYVDDLFELKSRYGIPMLSQFAELVNREMFWVVTEVCSEHNLVRRSKIIKQFIKIARQCKECKNFNSMFAIVSGLGHGAVSRLRASWEKLPSKYQRLFSDLQELMDPSRNMSKYRQLVASEQTQPPIIPFYPVVKKDLTFIHLGNDSRVEGLVNFEKLRMIAKEVRTLTNMCSSPYDLLTMLERGGQPPSSAMVALNQMTTGNQGGQTATVKRRKKSAAAPNPKKMFEEAQMVRRVKAYLANMKVITDEERLHALSVDCEPHAGAVAIAAAVPLTGSRGRRHPSPTLSTTSSASSTSEGRKSIQGTKFGAASPQAVRKMLALSDPHKTRPYQPKHCPPPLPVPGLALHSSGLEPSPGAPRRVGSGSRVPMHERSHSDTPSSLPPPVDLSAESSSVTSLSNLQPLRKTLTSGSVTSSDSGHSTQLDSHSGSSVEAGGSPPPPQRRHSAMQGSGLAGVQGPPSAGTTTIMTNLTSMTTMTSNASMRAGLAGMGGSQCRQPPAYKVAAQMARLHRLGRAHSHEGVTYRTDHEDDDEDAQVSAV; this is encoded by the exons ATGTTGAAATATATGAATCGGACTGGACGACCTCGAGTCGTGgtgaggaaaaggaaaggacgGTCGTTGTCCAGAAGCTGGCCTGGTACACCTAGGACTTTGTCCATCGCTTCTTCCGAG ATCGACTATCCGGAGGTCCATGGAGGAGGAAGGATGCATCGGCCACCGCATCCACATCCTATAACCGACCATCGTCAGGTCAATCTGGTCTTCGACGACACG TTTTCGCAAGGTCTGACAGGTAGGCCGGAGCTGTATCAAAAATCCAATAGGAGTAGTCATTCAAGTGATACGAGTTCTGCGTACAGTGGCTCAGACACAATGACATCTGTACAAAGTTCTTTGGATGCGGACGCAGACGAGGTTGATCTTTCTGGTCTTGTTGAGTCTATAGTAGACAGCGATGAGGAAGAAGATTTGGCTGAGagtatggat AGTTTGAATGTTCGTGATGCTGTACGAGAATGTTTAGAAAAAGATCCTGTGGAAAGAACAGAAGAAGATATAGAGACACTTTTAGAATTTACACAACAACTAAAGGCCTTCACGAATATGACACTGGCTGTAAGAAGAGCGCTGTGCGCTGTCATGGTATTTGCAGTGGTTGAACGAGCTGGCATGGTTGTATTAAATGACGGAGAAGAATTGGATAGTTGGAGTGTACTCATTAATGGTACTGTTGAAATTGAACACAGTAATGGCGAGGTGGAACAGCTTCATCTTGGAGATAGTTTTGGTATTTTACCTACCATGGATCGACTTCTGCATCAAGGTGTTATGAGGACAAA ATGTGACGATTGCCAATTCGTGTGTGTCACACAAGCAGATTATTTTAGAATTCAGCATCAAGGTGAAGAAAATACGAGAAGACACGAAGAGAATGGTAGGGTGACATTAGTTACAGAATTACGAGGCGCCTTGGATGGTGGTGTACGCCGGGGTCATGTAGTGATTAGAGCAACTCCCGAGCGCTTAATGTTACAACTTATCGAAGAAAACAGTATTACGGATCCCACTTATGTGgaagattttttattaactcATCGAACTTTTATCGATAGCCCTTTATTAGTTGCGAGCCAATTATTAGAGTGGTTTGACCAAGCTCAGGTCAGAGATCGTGTTGCGCGTGTTGTATTACTTTGggtaaataatcattttacgGATTTTGAGACGGATCCAGCTATGATGGAATTTTTAGAAGCCTTTGAAGCTggattagaaagagaaaaaatgcaGGGTCAACAGAG gTTATTAAATATTGCCTGCGCGGCAAAAGCAAGGACGCGGAATGTAACATTAGCAAGGCCTAACAGAGATGAAATTCTCCACTTTAGCATTTTAGGTGGTTATGAAAGAGGTtttggaatttttatttcaaaagttGATAAGAGATCGAAGGCTGAGGATGTCGGTTTAAAACGTGGCGATCAAATTTTGGAAGTGAATGGGCAAAGCTTTGAACATGTTAATCATGCCAAAGCATTGGAAATTCTAAGGAGTTCGACTCATCTCAGTATCACCGTAAAATCTAATCTTCTTG CTTTCAAAGAAATGCTCCAAATGCCGGATAATTCTCCAAGGCCAAGAGGAAGGGCAAATAAGCCAGAAATTCCTAGACTTCAATCTGATCCACGCGCAAGACTCTCTACTCATGTTGATCCTATAACTCCAGTAAATCCCTTGAATCCTTTAGTAGGTGGAGTACATCTCTTAATAACAGATAGTAATGTTTCTCCTTGTAAGGATGCTAAAAAGGAGCATAAAGGATTTATGACTCTTGGACCTAAACGGAGATTACAAAAAGCACttatgaaaatgaatatacTGCCAAAGAATACAATCAA CGATGGTGTGCACTTAGATGATCCTCTCGCTCCACCACATACACCGCCAGGAACGTGCGGTTCACAAACTACAACTAATCTATATCATTCAAAAAGTAATCCCGATCTTACATCATTATATTGTTACGATGATCTTAGAGCACCAGATTATCCGGAACACGTATTAAAGGTTTACAAGGCTGATCAAACTTGTAAATATCTTCTCATTCACAAAGAGACAACGGCGCATGAG gTGGTAATGCTCGCGCTACAGGAGTTTGGTATCACCGAAAGTAGTTCGAATTTCTCTTTGGCGGAAGTGAGTGTTGGCGAAGGTGGGATGATCAAGCAGCGAAGATTACCAGAGCAGCTGCAAAATCTTGCAGAAAGAATCGGTTTAAGTTCgcgttattatttaaagacTAACGGTATATCAGAAACTTTAGTAGCGGACGAACAGGCGCCGGAACTTATACGTGAATCTCAAGTACATTTTCTACAATTAAATGCTGTGGAGGTAGCCATTCAATTAACTCTACAGGATTTTAGTATATTTAG ACAAATTGAATCTACAGAATATGTGGACgatttatttgaattaaagAGCAGGTACGGAATACCAATGCTCAGTCAGTTCGCGGAGCTAGTCAATAGAGAAATGTTTTGGGTCGTTACGGAAGTTTGTTCCGAGCACAATCTTGTACGCCGTAGCAAgattataaaacaatttataaaaatagctc GACAATGcaaagaatgtaaaaattttaattctatgTTCGCAATTGTATCTGGTCTTGGTCATGGCGCGGTGTCGAGGTTGAGAGCATCTTGGGAAAAACTGCCAAGTAAATATCAGAGATTATTCAGTGATTTACAAGAGTTAATGGATCCTAGTCGTAACATGAGTAAATATCGTCAACTAGTAGCGTCCGAACAAACGCAACCACCGATC ATACCCTTCTATCCTGTAGTCAAAAAAGATTTGACCTTTATTCATCTGGGTAACGATTCTAGAGTAGAAGGTTTAGTGAATTTCGAAAAGCTCAGAATGATCGCTAAAGAGGTCAGAACATTGACGAATATGTGTTCGTCTCCGTACGATCTATTGACCATGTTGGAAAGAGGTGGACAACCACCGAGTTCCGCGATGGTAGCATTGAATCAAATGACAACGGGTAATCaag GTGGTCAAACGGCAACGGTTAAAAGACGTAAGAAATCGGCAGCGGCACCAAATCCGAAGAAAATGTTCGAAGAAGCACAAATGGTACGAAGAGTAAAGGCATATCTCGCTAATATGAAAGTTATTACCGACGAGGAACGATTGCACGCACTTTCCGTCGATTGTGAACCTCATGCCGGTGCTGTCGCCATTGCTGCAGCGGTACCACTCACTGGAAGTCGAGGGAGAAGGCATCCTTCTCCCACGCTTTCAACTACGAGTAGTGCCAGTAGCACGAGCGAGGGAAGAAAGAGCATACAAG gTACAAAGTTCGGAGCTGCCTCACCTCAGGCAGTAAGGAAGATGTTGGCTCTTTCAGATCCTCACAAAACTCGACCGTATCAACCTAAACATTGTCCACCACCCCTTCCAGTACCTGGATTGGCATTGCACTCTAGTGGACTTGAACCAAGTCCTGGTGCACCGAGAAGAGTTGGTTCTGGTAGTAGAGTTCCGATGCACGAAAGATCGCACAGTGATACACCTTCGAGTTTACCACCACCGGTTGATCTCAGTGCCGAGAGTAGCAGTGTCACAAGTCTGAGTAATCTTCAACCATTACGGAAAACCTTAACGAGCG